A genomic window from Vicinamibacterales bacterium includes:
- a CDS encoding glycosyltransferase family 4 protein: MRILIANEARSGAGGVESYLAAATDGLRARGHEVALLFANSAAEVGPTAIACGESWSVADLGLTAAIRTAAVWRPDVCFSHNMRDLAVDEALMTCAPLVKMMHGYFGTCVSGQKAFLFPAPQQCRRLCGAACLVHYAPRRCGRLRPGEMVTNYRWAARQRALFPRYRSMVVASGHMRDEYVRHGVSPDRVHAIPLFAAPQRAQPPSQSRLDVLFLGRMTDLKGPALLLDAAALAAKAIGRRVSVVLAGDGPLRRTLRERAAILDGVDAELPGWIDTPTRTSLFGRSQMLAVPSVWPEPFGLVGLEAASCGVPAVAFDVGGIREWLTDDVNGRLVDAGDTAAMANAIAGLLRDPARRDRLADGARAVAARLSSDAHLSRLETVLERAAA, translated from the coding sequence ATGCGGATCCTCATCGCCAACGAGGCGCGGAGCGGCGCGGGCGGGGTGGAGAGCTACCTCGCGGCGGCCACCGACGGACTGCGCGCGCGCGGACATGAGGTCGCCCTCCTCTTCGCGAACAGCGCCGCCGAGGTGGGCCCGACGGCGATCGCGTGCGGCGAGTCATGGAGTGTCGCCGATCTCGGACTCACCGCTGCCATCCGGACGGCGGCGGTGTGGCGCCCCGACGTCTGCTTCTCACACAACATGCGCGACCTCGCCGTCGACGAAGCGCTGATGACGTGCGCGCCCCTCGTCAAGATGATGCACGGATACTTCGGCACCTGCGTCAGCGGGCAGAAGGCGTTCCTCTTCCCCGCGCCGCAGCAGTGCCGGCGGCTCTGCGGTGCCGCATGTCTGGTGCACTACGCGCCTCGCCGCTGCGGACGGCTGCGGCCTGGCGAGATGGTGACGAACTATCGCTGGGCGGCGCGGCAGCGTGCGCTGTTCCCCCGGTACCGTTCGATGGTCGTCGCCAGCGGCCACATGCGGGACGAATACGTGCGGCACGGCGTCAGTCCGGACCGCGTTCACGCGATTCCGCTCTTCGCCGCGCCGCAGCGGGCTCAGCCGCCGTCGCAGTCACGCCTCGACGTGCTGTTTCTCGGACGGATGACCGATCTCAAGGGGCCGGCGCTGCTGCTCGACGCCGCGGCTCTCGCCGCGAAGGCGATCGGCCGGCGCGTGTCGGTCGTGCTCGCGGGGGACGGCCCCCTTCGCCGGACGCTCCGTGAACGCGCGGCGATCCTCGATGGCGTCGACGCAGAACTCCCGGGCTGGATCGATACCCCGACGCGGACATCGCTGTTCGGCCGCTCGCAGATGCTGGCGGTGCCGAGTGTCTGGCCCGAGCCGTTCGGCCTCGTCGGCCTCGAGGCGGCGTCGTGCGGCGTTCCCGCCGTCGCCTTCGACGTTGGCGGGATTCGCGAATGGCTGACCGACGATGTCAACGGCCGACTGGTCGACGCGGGTGACACTGCGGCAATGGCCAATGCCATCGCGGGGCTGCTGCGGGATCCGGCGCGGCGCGATCGCCTTGCGGACGGCGCCCGAGCCGTCGCGGCGCGTCTGAGTTCCGATGCGCACCTCTCGCGCCTCGAGACGGTTCTGGAGCGAGCGGCGGCATGA
- a CDS encoding glycosyltransferase family 4 protein produces the protein MSRALSILLVGDYPPDETLGSPKVFYKLQAEFQALGHHCDIMFAPEIGGPSLRQVRQVLSPWHAGNAIVRRLEAGRYDVVDAASAEGLFFGILKKFAIYKQVAYVCRSNGLEHLNYRRMLEDAREGLSRKPWFRRLWYPVSRLSQVAAGAHLSDRLLLLNDRDRDYALSHGWQQPDRIDVIPHGVSDHFLNDDPGPDAPRGEGLLFCGSWDQVKGIHYLVQAFDRIAARLPQPRLTVLGPGVPASAVLRAFSDRSRHLVRVVDRAPEADVIRALRTHDVLLWPSTYEGFGLVLIEAMSQRLAVVATPVGCGSSVVRDGVNGLVVPARDAEALAAAAERLIGDAALRRRLGSAARAAVAGLSWRACAERTIACYRAALNGRGA, from the coding sequence GTGAGCAGGGCGTTGTCGATTCTCCTCGTGGGCGACTACCCGCCGGACGAGACGCTCGGATCCCCCAAGGTGTTCTACAAGCTGCAGGCCGAATTCCAGGCGCTGGGCCATCACTGCGACATCATGTTCGCGCCCGAGATCGGCGGTCCGTCGCTCCGCCAGGTTCGCCAGGTGCTTTCCCCGTGGCATGCCGGCAACGCGATCGTTCGCCGCCTGGAAGCGGGACGCTACGACGTGGTCGACGCGGCGAGCGCCGAAGGCCTCTTCTTCGGCATCCTGAAGAAGTTCGCGATCTACAAGCAGGTCGCCTACGTCTGCCGCTCGAACGGACTCGAGCACCTGAACTACCGCCGCATGCTCGAGGATGCGCGCGAGGGCCTCAGCCGAAAACCATGGTTCCGCCGGCTGTGGTATCCGGTCTCACGGTTGTCGCAGGTCGCCGCGGGCGCGCACCTGTCGGATCGTCTGCTGCTCCTGAACGACCGCGATCGCGACTACGCCCTGTCGCACGGTTGGCAGCAGCCCGATCGCATCGACGTGATCCCTCATGGCGTGTCGGACCACTTCCTGAACGACGATCCGGGGCCCGACGCGCCGCGGGGCGAGGGGCTGCTCTTCTGCGGCTCGTGGGATCAGGTCAAAGGCATCCACTATCTGGTGCAGGCCTTCGATCGCATCGCCGCGCGGCTCCCGCAGCCGCGCCTGACCGTGCTCGGGCCGGGCGTCCCCGCGTCGGCAGTGTTGCGCGCGTTCTCGGACCGGAGTCGTCACCTGGTGCGCGTCGTCGACCGCGCGCCGGAGGCGGACGTGATCCGCGCGCTGCGGACGCACGACGTGCTGCTCTGGCCCTCGACCTACGAAGGCTTCGGCCTCGTGCTCATCGAAGCGATGTCGCAACGTCTTGCGGTGGTCGCGACGCCGGTCGGATGCGGCAGCAGCGTCGTTCGCGACGGCGTGAACGGGCTGGTCGTGCCGGCGCGTGACGCGGAGGCACTCGCGGCGGCGGCTGAGCGGTTGATCGGCGACGCGGCGCTGCGCCGTCGGCTCGGCAGCGCGGCGCGTGCCGCGGTTGCGGGCCTGAGCTGGCGCGCCTGCGCGGAGCGGACGATCGCCTGCTATCGCGCGGCTCTGAACGGACGGGGGGCGTGA
- a CDS encoding FkbM family methyltransferase — protein MIREAARFAAGWLPQPVRAQLARRRFGYAGGGAAFDLTRTVQADGTTAITIGDRLRFLLPADAMPDFAFHFVENADSRDEMAAFMRLSHSAPHDALLLDIGAHKGLFSLVHLAVDPRHRAVLIEPSRPLAAAATALLASNDASRRADVLVAGAGERSGTRRIVLDPLGFAQPAGEAGGEAVPFTTVDDLCGTRALAPAILKIDVEGAEAEVLRGARATLRAHRPAICLELHLDVLERRGDALGALLDDLAAIGYRFESTRGRAVPLWRLRRSLMAIVRVVAR, from the coding sequence GTGATCCGCGAGGCGGCGCGCTTCGCGGCCGGCTGGCTGCCGCAGCCGGTCCGCGCGCAGCTCGCGCGGCGGCGGTTCGGCTATGCCGGCGGCGGAGCGGCGTTCGATCTGACGCGCACCGTTCAGGCCGATGGCACGACCGCGATCACGATCGGCGACCGTCTGCGTTTCCTGCTGCCGGCCGATGCAATGCCAGACTTCGCCTTTCATTTCGTCGAGAACGCCGACAGCCGCGACGAGATGGCCGCGTTCATGCGGCTTTCGCACAGCGCTCCGCACGATGCGCTGCTGCTCGATATCGGCGCGCACAAAGGACTCTTCTCGCTGGTGCACCTGGCGGTCGATCCGCGGCACCGGGCGGTTCTGATCGAACCTTCCAGGCCGCTCGCCGCGGCGGCGACGGCACTGCTGGCGTCGAACGACGCATCGCGCCGAGCGGACGTGCTGGTGGCGGGCGCCGGCGAACGGTCGGGCACGCGACGGATCGTGCTCGACCCGCTCGGCTTCGCGCAGCCGGCGGGCGAGGCCGGCGGGGAGGCGGTGCCGTTCACGACCGTCGACGATCTCTGCGGGACGCGCGCGCTCGCGCCGGCGATTCTCAAGATTGACGTGGAAGGGGCGGAGGCGGAGGTCCTGCGCGGCGCCCGCGCCACGCTGCGGGCACATCGTCCGGCGATCTGCCTCGAGCTGCACCTGGACGTGCTGGAGCGGCGCGGCGACGCGCTCGGCGCGCTGCTCGACGACCTCGCGGCGATCGGCTACCGGTTCGAATCGACGCGAGGCCGCGCGGTGCCGCTGTGGCGGCTGCGGCGCTCGCTGATGGCGATCGTGCGGGTGGTGGCCAGATGA
- a CDS encoding glycosyltransferase family 4 protein, with product MKERRLLTIGHSYVVTENRRLAHEIAVQARGGWDVVAIAPRRFHGDLGPIEARAGEGEAVELRTVPVRFGRSAHFMRYAALREAMGGTWDLVHAWEEPYVAAGAQIAAAAPPSARLVYSTFQNIAKAYPWPLSSFERQSMSRADGWIAFGELVHATLRSRDGYAGKPSRVITPGVDTRRFRPDAAAGAQTRRELGWPESARVVGFLGRFEPQKGLDLLCRAVEALAIPWQALFVGGGSLEPALRAFADRHPSRVRVVTGVKHGDVPRWLNAMTLLCAPSQTTTSWKEQFGRMLVEAMSCGVPVVGSDSGEIPYVIADAGTVLPEGDAEAWTAAIASLLDDPLECRRRAEKGLSRAREQFAWPAIARAHLAWFEEVLA from the coding sequence ATGAAGGAACGCCGGCTGCTCACGATCGGTCATTCCTACGTCGTGACCGAGAACCGGCGGCTCGCGCATGAGATCGCCGTCCAGGCGCGAGGGGGATGGGACGTGGTCGCCATCGCGCCGCGGCGCTTTCACGGCGATCTCGGTCCGATCGAGGCGCGCGCCGGCGAGGGCGAAGCGGTGGAGCTGCGCACGGTGCCGGTGCGGTTCGGGCGAAGCGCGCATTTCATGCGCTACGCCGCCTTGCGGGAGGCCATGGGCGGAACGTGGGATCTGGTTCACGCGTGGGAAGAGCCGTACGTCGCCGCCGGGGCGCAGATTGCCGCCGCGGCGCCGCCGTCCGCAAGGCTCGTGTACTCGACGTTCCAGAACATCGCGAAGGCGTATCCGTGGCCGCTCTCGTCGTTCGAACGCCAATCGATGTCCCGTGCTGACGGATGGATCGCGTTCGGCGAGCTGGTGCACGCGACGCTGCGCTCGCGCGACGGTTACGCCGGCAAGCCATCCCGCGTCATCACGCCCGGTGTCGACACCCGGAGGTTTCGTCCGGACGCCGCCGCGGGCGCGCAGACGCGGCGCGAGCTGGGCTGGCCGGAATCGGCGCGGGTGGTCGGCTTCCTCGGCCGGTTCGAGCCGCAGAAGGGGCTCGACCTGCTCTGCCGCGCGGTGGAAGCGCTGGCCATTCCGTGGCAGGCGCTCTTCGTCGGCGGCGGATCGCTCGAACCGGCGCTGCGGGCGTTCGCCGACAGGCACCCGTCGCGCGTGCGGGTCGTCACCGGCGTGAAGCACGGCGACGTGCCGCGGTGGCTCAACGCGATGACGTTGTTGTGCGCCCCGAGCCAGACGACGACTTCCTGGAAGGAGCAGTTCGGACGCATGCTCGTCGAAGCGATGTCGTGCGGCGTGCCGGTGGTCGGCAGCGACAGCGGAGAGATTCCCTACGTGATCGCGGACGCCGGGACCGTGCTCCCCGAGGGGGACGCCGAGGCGTGGACCGCGGCCATCGCCTCGCTGCTGGACGACCCGCTCGAGTGCCGTCGGCGTGCGGAGAAGGGTCTGTCGCGCGCGCGCGAGCAGTTCGCGTGGCCGGCGATCGCGCGGGCGCACCTGGCCTGGTTCGAGGAGGTGCTGGCGTGA
- a CDS encoding glycosyltransferase translates to MTAPQNVTVSIGTRHRAAALDRCIRSLALAADRIARVIVVDDASEPPVDVQLMDRRSAALGIPIDVLRLPVHTGVSAARNLVVRRAATPYVLNLDDDAFLVERDAIARAAALLDADDSIAAIAFAQADEHATPLPASQQPAPREGACYVPSFVGFAFLARRDRLLEAGGFREEFIIHGEERELCLRWLDRGWRVVYLPDAPVAHVADRANRDPRSYVRHVIRNDCLNALYNEPAPRAIVSIPIRLLNFRRMAAGIPGGDPHGLAWIVRELWARWPGIRRERRPVRWGTLGEWRRLRDSTPPYAGPAATLPGVRGAQS, encoded by the coding sequence GTGACGGCGCCGCAGAACGTGACCGTCTCGATCGGCACGCGCCATCGCGCTGCGGCACTCGATCGCTGCATACGATCGCTCGCGCTCGCCGCCGACCGCATCGCCCGCGTGATCGTGGTCGACGACGCATCGGAGCCGCCGGTGGACGTGCAGCTGATGGATCGCCGCTCCGCCGCGCTGGGCATTCCGATCGACGTCCTCCGCCTGCCGGTCCATACCGGCGTCTCCGCAGCCCGGAACCTCGTGGTGCGCCGCGCCGCCACCCCCTACGTGCTCAACCTGGACGACGACGCGTTCCTGGTCGAGAGGGATGCGATCGCGCGCGCCGCCGCGCTGCTGGATGCCGACGACTCGATCGCCGCGATTGCATTCGCGCAGGCGGACGAGCACGCGACGCCCCTGCCCGCATCCCAGCAGCCCGCGCCGCGCGAGGGCGCCTGTTATGTGCCGTCGTTCGTGGGGTTCGCCTTCCTGGCCCGCCGGGATCGGCTGCTCGAGGCGGGAGGGTTCCGCGAGGAGTTCATCATCCACGGCGAAGAGCGCGAGCTGTGCCTCCGCTGGCTCGATCGCGGCTGGCGTGTGGTGTACCTGCCGGACGCGCCGGTCGCTCATGTCGCGGACCGGGCGAACCGCGACCCGCGCAGCTACGTGCGCCACGTCATCCGCAACGACTGCCTCAACGCGCTCTACAACGAGCCGGCGCCGCGCGCGATCGTGAGCATCCCGATCCGCCTGCTGAACTTCCGTCGCATGGCTGCGGGCATTCCGGGCGGGGATCCGCACGGACTGGCCTGGATCGTCCGCGAGCTGTGGGCGCGATGGCCGGGCATCCGCCGCGAGCGGCGGCCGGTCCGCTGGGGCACGCTGGGAGAGTGGCGGCGGCTGCGCGATTCCACGCCGCCATACGCCGGGCCCGCGGCGACGCTGCCGGGCGTGCGCGGCGCGCAGTCATGA
- a CDS encoding glycosyltransferase family 4 protein, giving the protein MSASWHLLTGEYPPSCGGVGDYTAQLARALAEAGDRVDVWVPGPVQPASDPVRVHALPDVFGSASRATLSDAWDASPGIVVLQYVPNALGRRGMNVGFCRWLGDQRDAGRDIRVMFHEPYFYFSANRPWRNVAALTQRVMAAVLVRAATQLYYSSAKWHEYLGPYGAAETATVLPIPSTIPCGASAADADEFRRRFAPGARVLGHFGTFGEHVGAELMAALPALFERDGNVRAMLIGRGSDGFARELAVRVPASTERVHATGELTAADVAVALAACDVLFQPYPDGVTTRRTSVMAGLANGVATISTAGPLTEPVWRETGAVTLVQNGDVDAAIAQIRRLLDDRQARAEQARRGGEAYRSQFALELTVAKLRAPAAFTVQA; this is encoded by the coding sequence ATGAGCGCTTCCTGGCACCTGCTCACCGGCGAGTATCCGCCGTCATGCGGAGGCGTGGGGGATTACACCGCGCAACTCGCACGCGCGCTGGCAGAGGCGGGCGACCGCGTTGACGTCTGGGTGCCCGGGCCGGTGCAGCCGGCGTCCGATCCGGTGCGCGTACACGCGCTGCCGGACGTGTTCGGCAGCGCGTCGCGCGCGACCTTGTCGGACGCGTGGGATGCGTCGCCGGGAATCGTCGTACTGCAGTACGTGCCGAACGCGCTCGGCCGGCGGGGCATGAACGTCGGCTTCTGCCGCTGGCTTGGCGATCAGCGGGACGCCGGCCGCGACATTCGCGTGATGTTCCACGAGCCGTACTTCTATTTCAGCGCGAACCGGCCCTGGCGCAACGTCGCGGCGCTCACGCAGCGCGTGATGGCGGCGGTGCTGGTGCGCGCCGCCACGCAGCTGTATTACTCGTCGGCGAAATGGCACGAGTATCTCGGGCCGTACGGCGCCGCCGAGACCGCAACGGTGCTGCCGATTCCGTCGACGATTCCCTGCGGAGCCAGCGCCGCCGATGCCGACGAGTTCCGCCGCCGCTTCGCGCCCGGCGCGCGCGTCCTCGGCCACTTCGGCACGTTCGGCGAGCACGTGGGCGCCGAGCTGATGGCGGCACTGCCGGCGCTGTTCGAGCGGGACGGCAACGTTCGCGCGATGCTGATCGGACGCGGCAGCGACGGGTTCGCCCGCGAGCTGGCCGTTCGTGTGCCGGCCTCCACCGAGCGCGTCCACGCGACCGGCGAACTCACTGCGGCTGACGTCGCGGTTGCGCTCGCGGCGTGCGACGTGCTCTTCCAGCCGTATCCGGACGGCGTGACGACCAGGCGCACCTCGGTCATGGCGGGTCTCGCGAACGGGGTTGCCACGATCTCCACCGCCGGACCGCTCACCGAGCCGGTCTGGCGTGAGACGGGCGCGGTGACGCTCGTACAGAACGGCGACGTGGACGCTGCGATCGCGCAGATCCGGCGGCTGCTCGACGATCGGCAGGCACGCGCGGAGCAGGCGCGGCGCGGCGGGGAGGCGTATCGCTCGCAGTTCGCCCTGGAGCTGACGGTGGCGAAGCTGCGCGCCCCCGCGGCATTCACGGTGCAGGCGTGA
- a CDS encoding glycosyltransferase: MPAATELRIAAPALSVVMPTFNNEAVLRRALESWQRFGGDRVEVIVIEDGCRDGTAASLERAAATPWGARHLRWVHEDDAHELRCTNRGIALARAPLIAAWQDDMFLQADWFVPELLAVFEAYPDLGMLALSRGLNCRPCGDPLERWEDLIDPRRLESTIGRAPLNWIRLQEIDAVIRPWVVRRACVERVGVLDEAFRPTEWDESDLAFRIREAGWRVATFGYERAGAYRHLGSTTIGTPSEKYKAAVLRNGRLFHQRWDATIARAHARPRRTWLRKATPSGWIATARAMARRAGARLRGSA, from the coding sequence ATGCCCGCCGCGACTGAGCTGCGCATCGCCGCGCCGGCGCTGTCGGTCGTGATGCCGACGTTCAACAACGAGGCGGTGCTGCGCCGCGCGCTCGAGTCGTGGCAGCGGTTCGGCGGCGATCGCGTCGAGGTGATCGTGATCGAGGACGGCTGCCGCGACGGTACCGCGGCCTCTCTCGAACGCGCCGCCGCGACACCCTGGGGCGCGCGCCACCTGCGCTGGGTCCACGAAGACGACGCCCACGAGCTGCGGTGCACGAACCGCGGCATCGCGCTGGCGCGCGCGCCGCTGATCGCGGCGTGGCAGGACGACATGTTCCTGCAGGCCGACTGGTTCGTTCCGGAGCTGCTCGCGGTGTTCGAGGCGTATCCCGACCTCGGCATGCTGGCGCTGAGCCGCGGGCTGAACTGCCGTCCATGCGGCGATCCGCTCGAGCGATGGGAGGACCTGATCGATCCGCGGCGCCTCGAGAGCACGATCGGACGCGCGCCATTGAACTGGATCCGGCTGCAGGAGATCGACGCCGTCATCCGCCCGTGGGTGGTGCGCCGGGCCTGCGTCGAACGGGTCGGCGTTCTCGACGAGGCGTTCCGTCCGACCGAGTGGGACGAGTCCGATCTCGCGTTCCGCATTCGCGAGGCGGGCTGGCGGGTGGCGACGTTCGGCTACGAGCGCGCCGGCGCGTACCGGCATCTCGGCAGCACCACGATCGGCACGCCGTCCGAGAAGTACAAGGCTGCCGTGCTGCGCAACGGCCGGCTGTTTCACCAGCGGTGGGACGCCACGATCGCGCGCGCGCATGCGCGGCCGCGGCGGACGTGGCTGCGCAAGGCGACCCCGTCCGGCTGGATCGCCACGGCGCGCGCGATGGCCCGCCGCGCCGGGGCGCGGCTGCGAGGGTCCGCGTGA
- a CDS encoding glycosyltransferase family 1 protein: protein MSVPVRQGSGGQALRVAIVADYLEEGWPSMDLVADMLAAHLSQSHGGAIQAALIRPRMPRRLSRLALPPSARADIIDRLVARQWDYRRAVRALPPFDLYHVVDHTYAHLVHDLPAGRTIVTCHDVDAFRSILQPEDEWRSPTFRWMSRRILSGLRAAAHVPCDSEATRASLIALAGFPADQLSVIPNGADATGWDAADGQTDFEAARLLGPKHPTELLHVGSTISRKRIDVLLDVFAAVRRARPEARLVRVGGPFTAEQRVRVRELGLAGAITVLPFVDRATLAAVYRRAAVALLPSEREGFGLPLVEALACGTPVVASDIPALREVGADAAEYCAVGDIEAWRGAILALIAERETAPDAWQARKARGVVRASQFSWSRYASAVADVYRSVAARSGARSRSGAAT, encoded by the coding sequence ATGAGCGTCCCGGTTCGCCAGGGCTCCGGCGGGCAGGCGCTGCGTGTCGCCATCGTCGCCGACTACCTCGAAGAGGGCTGGCCGAGCATGGATCTGGTCGCCGACATGCTCGCGGCGCACCTCAGCCAGTCGCACGGCGGGGCGATTCAGGCGGCGTTGATCCGGCCGCGGATGCCGCGGCGGCTGTCGCGCCTGGCGCTGCCCCCGTCGGCGCGCGCCGACATCATCGATCGCCTCGTCGCGCGGCAGTGGGACTATCGCCGCGCGGTCAGGGCGCTGCCCCCCTTCGACCTGTATCACGTCGTCGATCACACCTACGCGCACCTCGTTCACGACCTGCCCGCGGGCCGCACGATCGTGACGTGCCACGACGTCGACGCGTTCCGCTCGATCCTGCAGCCCGAGGACGAGTGGCGGTCGCCGACCTTCCGCTGGATGTCGCGGCGCATCCTGTCGGGTCTCCGGGCGGCGGCTCACGTCCCGTGCGACAGCGAAGCGACGCGGGCGAGCCTGATCGCCCTCGCGGGATTCCCGGCCGACCAGCTGTCGGTGATTCCCAACGGCGCCGACGCGACGGGGTGGGACGCGGCCGACGGTCAGACCGATTTCGAGGCGGCGCGGCTGCTCGGTCCGAAGCATCCGACCGAGCTGCTGCACGTCGGCAGCACCATCTCGCGCAAACGCATCGACGTGCTGCTCGACGTCTTCGCGGCGGTGAGGCGGGCACGGCCCGAGGCGCGGCTCGTGCGCGTCGGCGGCCCGTTCACGGCGGAGCAGCGCGTGCGCGTGCGCGAGCTGGGCCTCGCCGGGGCCATCACGGTTCTGCCATTCGTGGACCGCGCCACCCTGGCCGCGGTGTACCGCCGCGCCGCGGTCGCGCTCCTGCCATCCGAGCGCGAGGGCTTCGGGCTGCCGCTCGTCGAAGCGCTCGCCTGCGGCACGCCGGTGGTCGCCAGCGACATTCCAGCGCTGCGGGAGGTCGGCGCCGATGCCGCGGAGTACTGCGCCGTCGGCGACATCGAGGCCTGGCGCGGTGCGATTCTGGCGCTGATCGCGGAGCGCGAGACAGCGCCTGACGCGTGGCAGGCGCGGAAGGCGCGAGGCGTCGTGCGCGCGTCGCAATTCTCGTGGTCCCGGTACGCTTCAGCAGTGGCCGACGTGTATCGATCGGTGGCCGCGCGATCGGGCGCGCGGTCGCGATCCGGGGCCGCCACATGA
- a CDS encoding FkbM family methyltransferase produces MSVGRADRYRSRSWIERSVSRLRRGSAASAPPALRRAFEAVLDHLPGDHLVSVLPEGERVRLSARYRHVSWNPDEYNAFRGVVRRGVTVLDVGANVGAYTLMFAHWVGETGRVFAFEPSPDACDGLRAHVTLNGFDDRVTIVRAAVAATVGHAAFALHPSGGASSLALSSVRGGTRVEVATETVDHVCRVHDLLPAVIKIDVEGAELDVLRGARNTLALPGLHVFVEFHPAAWRAAGVTRQAIERELDAQGLRVEPLNPAFDPWTTEGVCVRLRRG; encoded by the coding sequence GTGAGCGTGGGACGCGCGGACCGCTATCGATCGCGCAGCTGGATCGAGCGCAGCGTCAGCCGCCTGCGCCGCGGCAGCGCCGCCTCCGCGCCGCCGGCGCTGAGACGCGCGTTCGAAGCCGTTCTCGACCATCTGCCCGGCGATCATCTCGTCTCGGTGCTGCCCGAAGGGGAGCGCGTGCGGCTGTCGGCGCGCTACCGGCACGTGAGCTGGAACCCGGACGAGTACAACGCCTTCCGCGGCGTGGTGCGCCGCGGCGTCACGGTGCTCGACGTCGGCGCGAACGTCGGCGCGTATACGCTGATGTTCGCGCACTGGGTGGGGGAGACCGGACGAGTCTTCGCGTTCGAGCCGTCACCCGACGCGTGCGACGGATTGCGTGCGCACGTGACCCTCAACGGCTTCGACGATCGCGTCACCATCGTTCGGGCCGCCGTGGCGGCGACGGTCGGGCACGCGGCGTTCGCGCTTCATCCCTCCGGCGGCGCGAGTTCGCTGGCGCTGTCGTCAGTCCGCGGCGGAACGCGCGTCGAGGTCGCAACCGAGACCGTCGATCACGTCTGCCGCGTGCACGATCTGCTGCCCGCGGTCATCAAGATCGACGTCGAAGGGGCGGAGCTGGACGTGCTGAGAGGCGCGCGCAACACGCTCGCGCTGCCCGGTCTCCACGTATTCGTCGAGTTTCACCCCGCCGCGTGGCGCGCCGCGGGAGTCACCCGCCAGGCGATCGAAAGGGAGCTGGACGCACAGGGGCTTCGGGTGGAACCCCTGAACCCGGCGTTCGACCCGTGGACCACCGAAGGGGTCTGCGTCCGGCTGCGGCGAGGCTGA
- a CDS encoding class I SAM-dependent methyltransferase, translating to MTAALTPVAACWVCGGARLARVHDARLEFSAYRQQDPELAAYSGHRVAIVRCHACGFAQPASLPALPRYFDRMYDQHWSADWVEREHRAPYKDRIFDAVLVQLERRVPGGRRRLLDIGAHAGRFIARARARGWDAEGLELNPRTAAYAAAATGGRVHQGNLYTWSGHDGSYDAVTMTDVLEHIPDPRSALRRAHALLAPGGWIAVKVPNAPIQRLKERARAWLRPGYQPALADNLVHVNHFGPSSLRAALAREGFGGADVFVAPPEMPEGEAPASRLDRLTRTLAYRAAAALPGGTHSPLAFNLQAYARRD from the coding sequence GTGACGGCGGCGCTGACGCCCGTGGCCGCGTGCTGGGTGTGCGGCGGCGCGCGGCTCGCGCGGGTGCACGACGCGCGCCTCGAGTTCTCGGCGTACCGGCAGCAGGATCCCGAGCTCGCGGCGTATTCCGGCCACCGCGTCGCCATCGTGCGCTGTCACGCCTGCGGCTTTGCCCAGCCGGCCAGCCTGCCCGCGCTGCCGCGGTATTTCGATCGCATGTACGACCAGCACTGGTCCGCCGACTGGGTCGAGCGGGAGCACCGCGCGCCGTACAAGGATCGGATATTCGACGCCGTCCTGGTGCAGCTCGAGCGGCGTGTTCCCGGCGGCAGGCGCCGCCTGCTCGACATCGGCGCGCATGCCGGCCGCTTCATCGCCCGCGCCCGCGCCCGCGGCTGGGACGCGGAGGGGCTCGAACTGAACCCGCGCACGGCCGCATACGCGGCGGCGGCCACCGGCGGCCGCGTGCATCAGGGGAATCTCTACACCTGGTCGGGCCACGACGGTTCGTACGACGCCGTCACGATGACCGACGTGCTCGAGCACATTCCCGATCCCCGCTCCGCATTGCGCCGCGCGCACGCGCTGCTCGCCCCTGGCGGATGGATCGCCGTGAAGGTGCCCAACGCGCCGATACAACGCCTCAAAGAGCGGGCGCGCGCCTGGCTGCGGCCCGGATACCAGCCGGCGCTGGCCGACAACCTGGTCCATGTGAATCATTTCGGGCCGTCGTCGCTTCGCGCGGCGCTGGCGCGCGAAGGGTTCGGCGGCGCGGACGTGTTCGTCGCGCCGCCGGAAATGCCCGAGGGCGAGGCGCCGGCGTCGCGCCTCGATCGGCTGACACGTACGCTCGCCTATCGCGCCGCGGCCGCGCTTCCCGGCGGCACCCATTCACCGCTCGCCTTCAATCTGCAGGCCTATGCCCGCCGCGACTGA